One Simonsiella muelleri ATCC 29453 DNA window includes the following coding sequences:
- a CDS encoding type II toxin-antitoxin system VapC family toxin, translating into MTIYFLDTNVLGCIVNPNHNPETRERILRELEQKLMQDNTSLISSQLVRYEVLRDVNWQDDEKYNDFLQNLAAFPFLDITESVSDLASNLYRFDAFDAAQQNVNKNFEKRKFDVFHYATAVVNDVEMFSDDRDLVKIKQLHEKMLAKTQK; encoded by the coding sequence ATGACGATTTATTTTTTGGATACCAATGTGTTAGGCTGTATTGTTAATCCCAATCACAATCCAGAAACGCGAGAACGTATTTTGCGTGAATTAGAACAAAAATTAATGCAAGATAATACATCGCTGATTAGCAGCCAGTTGGTTCGTTATGAAGTTTTGCGCGATGTAAATTGGCAAGATGATGAAAAATACAATGATTTTTTGCAAAATTTAGCTGCTTTTCCGTTTTTAGATATTACAGAAAGTGTGTCAGATTTAGCCAGTAATTTGTATCGTTTTGATGCGTTTGATGCAGCACAGCAAAATGTGAATAAAAATTTTGAAAAAAGAAAATTTGACGTATTTCATTATGCTACGGCGGTTGTGAATGACGTGGAAATGTTTTCGGACGATCGCGATTTGGTCAAAATTAAGCAATTACACGAGAAAATGTTGGCAAAAACCCAAAAATAA